One region of Sulfurimonas sp. C5 genomic DNA includes:
- a CDS encoding LOG family protein, translating to MKSVKREKLPWEDPKSSEEEPKAKKLIEALQKSPTYQIAFEDKNFLNSNDTRGIRLELDYIKAELAIAEMGIEHTIVVFGSARIVEQKTAFEKFKETEKRLEESPEDRDLLRELYVAERMVGKSIYYEDARRFGRLVGSSGKTPGDCRITIMTGGGPGIMEAANRGSFDVGAKSIGLNILLPHEQFPNPYITPELCFKFHYFAVRKMHFLQRARALVIYPGGFGTFDELFETLTLIQTEKTDPIPVVLVGKSFWDRAINFEFLKEEGVISAEDMNSFAFVDNANEAWEYILNWYKEKGTPLI from the coding sequence ATGAAAAGTGTCAAAAGAGAAAAACTTCCGTGGGAAGATCCAAAGTCAAGTGAAGAAGAACCTAAAGCAAAAAAATTGATTGAGGCTTTGCAAAAAAGTCCGACTTATCAAATTGCTTTTGAAGATAAAAATTTTTTAAATTCAAACGATACAAGAGGTATCAGACTTGAACTAGACTACATAAAAGCTGAACTTGCAATAGCAGAGATGGGCATAGAACATACTATCGTTGTGTTTGGAAGTGCAAGAATTGTAGAACAAAAAACTGCTTTTGAAAAGTTTAAAGAGACAGAAAAAAGGTTAGAAGAATCTCCTGAAGACAGGGATTTATTACGTGAGCTTTATGTTGCAGAGCGTATGGTGGGTAAAAGTATTTATTATGAGGATGCGAGACGTTTTGGACGACTGGTAGGTAGCAGTGGAAAAACTCCCGGAGACTGCCGTATAACTATTATGACGGGTGGCGGTCCTGGGATTATGGAAGCAGCTAATAGAGGCTCTTTCGATGTCGGTGCAAAATCAATAGGTTTAAATATCTTACTGCCGCATGAACAGTTTCCAAACCCTTATATTACGCCTGAGCTTTGTTTTAAATTTCATTATTTTGCCGTCAGAAAGATGCATTTTTTACAAAGAGCAAGAGCCCTTGTTATATATCCTGGAGGCTTTGGTACATTTGATGAACTATTTGAAACGCTAACATTGATTCAAACAGAAAAAACGGATCCTATCCCCGTGGTTTTAGTTGGAAAAAGTTTTTGGGATAGGGCGATAAATTTTGAGTTTTTAAAAGAAGAGGGTGTGATCTCAGCCGAAGATATGAATAGCTTTGCTTTTGTAGATAATGCAAATGAAGCATGGGAGTATATTTTAAATTGGTACAAAGAAAAAGGGACACCTCTAATTTAA
- a CDS encoding AAA family ATPase codes for MTQTLIGQIDRILFEDDGFIIAVLKSGEKISGTYYESTVESIKDSAVTLQGYWEEHKKYGRTFKFESLKVNQNELFFFLNKIIKGFTKKLSADLIEHFGREELVNILDNDIERLLEFKGIKEKRLKKIQSSWKQFRSMRELGEFLSPFDVSPALLTTIANAMKDVQEPCAKIKENPYVLTNISGIGFKRADELALKMGVAVEDENRLSSAMDYVLLEYCEANGNSCIAKGILFSALDELLCFYNKENLYEAILVERVAEQSIVLMKHDRVSPARLYDAEKFLYDTFTKRAKLDNGGFVKDLDAFLADQELKLGEQQRKAVEAINQGASILFLVGYAGTGKSTTSKTILNLLNTRYDKKEIITCALSGIASQRISDTTGYESATIQSLLVKHEESDKFPYSVVLIDEASMINSSLFARLMGKISNGAIVIIVGDDAQLPPIGAGNVLSDVLELQLAPIVKLTQIYRQSEDQAITLIANDIRQAQVPEYRAKYEDFEFIDVNITNYYALKNQLSQDELKDLREQNAQHIISEILHKVIESIEKARYRLNNKQIKEYLNYFQVITPMKGGSLGTTNLNKILQEYFNPNPKKCFKKGSVEFRLMDKVVHTKNENMTSWSSEGFKMGEDSAQRRIFNGMSGLLFKIEEEDEQLFVYYPNEDIVVQYEYDEAKNYLMLSYALTIHKVQGMEYDIVVIPMSFSHYIMHNTKLVYTAITRAKHRCIVIGENGAFENACRRVESTKRDTVLLELI; via the coding sequence ATGACGCAAACACTTATAGGGCAAATCGATCGCATCCTTTTTGAGGATGACGGTTTTATAATTGCAGTACTTAAAAGTGGTGAAAAAATCAGTGGTACGTACTACGAAAGTACTGTTGAAAGCATCAAAGACTCTGCCGTTACTCTACAAGGGTATTGGGAAGAGCACAAAAAATACGGACGCACTTTTAAATTTGAATCTCTCAAAGTGAACCAAAATGAACTCTTTTTCTTTTTAAATAAAATCATCAAAGGTTTTACAAAAAAACTCTCAGCTGATCTGATCGAGCATTTCGGACGTGAAGAGTTAGTAAATATATTAGATAATGATATAGAAAGACTTCTTGAATTTAAAGGGATTAAAGAGAAACGTCTTAAAAAGATTCAAAGCTCTTGGAAACAGTTTCGTTCAATGAGAGAACTGGGAGAGTTTCTAAGTCCTTTTGATGTTTCACCGGCACTGCTTACAACCATTGCAAACGCTATGAAAGATGTACAGGAACCTTGTGCAAAGATCAAAGAAAATCCCTATGTGCTTACAAATATTTCTGGCATTGGTTTTAAACGTGCAGATGAATTGGCATTGAAAATGGGTGTCGCAGTTGAGGATGAAAACCGTCTGAGTTCTGCAATGGACTATGTACTTTTAGAATACTGTGAAGCAAATGGAAACAGCTGCATTGCCAAAGGGATTTTATTTTCAGCACTCGATGAACTGCTCTGTTTTTATAACAAAGAGAATCTATATGAAGCTATCTTGGTTGAACGTGTGGCAGAGCAAAGCATAGTGCTTATGAAACACGACAGGGTTTCTCCCGCAAGACTTTATGATGCCGAAAAGTTTTTATATGATACTTTTACAAAGCGTGCGAAACTTGATAACGGCGGTTTTGTAAAAGATCTTGATGCTTTTTTAGCGGATCAAGAACTGAAACTTGGTGAGCAGCAAAGAAAAGCGGTAGAAGCGATAAATCAGGGTGCAAGTATTTTATTTCTTGTAGGATATGCGGGAACCGGAAAATCAACAACTTCCAAAACAATTCTCAATCTCTTAAATACCCGTTACGATAAAAAAGAGATTATTACTTGTGCACTTAGCGGGATCGCTTCACAACGTATTAGTGATACGACAGGGTATGAGAGTGCTACGATTCAGTCTCTTTTAGTCAAGCATGAAGAGAGTGACAAATTTCCGTATTCTGTTGTACTGATTGATGAAGCGAGTATGATCAACTCCTCACTGTTTGCAAGATTGATGGGAAAAATCTCTAACGGAGCGATTGTAATTATTGTAGGGGATGACGCACAGCTCCCTCCTATCGGGGCAGGAAACGTACTTAGTGATGTACTTGAATTACAATTGGCACCCATTGTAAAACTCACACAAATTTATCGTCAAAGTGAAGATCAGGCAATTACGTTAATAGCAAACGATATCCGTCAAGCACAAGTACCTGAATATAGAGCAAAATATGAAGACTTTGAGTTTATAGATGTTAATATTACCAACTATTATGCTTTAAAAAACCAACTTTCACAAGATGAACTCAAAGATCTTCGAGAACAAAATGCGCAACATATTATCTCAGAGATTTTGCATAAAGTGATCGAGTCGATCGAAAAAGCTAGATACAGACTGAACAACAAACAGATCAAAGAGTATCTCAATTACTTTCAGGTAATTACACCGATGAAGGGTGGGAGTTTAGGGACAACAAATCTCAATAAAATTCTGCAAGAGTATTTTAACCCGAATCCGAAGAAGTGTTTTAAAAAGGGAAGTGTAGAATTTCGTCTGATGGACAAAGTGGTTCACACAAAAAATGAGAACATGACCTCATGGAGTTCTGAAGGTTTTAAAATGGGAGAAGACTCTGCTCAAAGACGTATTTTTAACGGGATGAGCGGACTGCTTTTTAAGATCGAAGAAGAAGATGAACAACTGTTCGTATACTATCCGAATGAGGATATTGTAGTACAGTACGAATATGATGAAGCAAAAAACTATCTGATGCTTTCCTATGCTCTGACAATTCATAAAGTACAGGGGATGGAGTATGATATAGTAGTGATTCCGATGAGCTTCAGCCATTATATTATGCACAACACAAAGCTAGTTTATACAGCGATAACAAGAGCAAAACACAGGTGTATAGTTATTGGGGAAAACGGTGCATTTGAAAATGCCTGTAGACGTGTAGAAAGTACCAAAAGAGATACGGTACTGCTTGAACTTATATAA
- a CDS encoding pitrilysin family protein — protein sequence MKFFLALFLLGQILMAAKIDSIEINGINVPVIFEEDKRLPLVTTQLIFQNAGSIRDTKIAGLAKFSSRMLNEGTKTLGANGFAEELESRAIHISANCGKETFVIEVSSLKEEYVKSLKYLKELLKDPNYSEDALQKVQTTMIGGLSRKANDFDYIAAVELNKLLFEGSVLAQPSSGEIDTIKKITLKDVKKFIEQHICLSRAIVLVGGDVTLEDVKKQMGKVLQALPKGKAEKLPHFDTSAKSKELELDKETQQAYIYFGSPYNMAVSDEDYYKARVATFILGTGGFGSRLMEEIRVKRGLAYSAYARVEVTKSRSYLTGYLQTKLESSDEAKKVVQEVFKDFVTKGVTEDELEQTKKFLLGSEPLRVETMSQRLNRTFQEYYKGFALNHSQEELEKISALKLDDLNEFIKKHTEILQLSFAIVTKK from the coding sequence ATGAAGTTTTTTCTAGCACTTTTTTTATTAGGACAGATTTTAATGGCAGCAAAGATTGACAGCATAGAGATAAACGGAATAAATGTACCGGTTATTTTTGAGGAAGATAAAAGACTTCCTCTAGTAACTACACAGTTGATTTTTCAAAATGCGGGAAGTATTCGTGATACAAAAATAGCAGGTCTTGCAAAGTTTTCATCAAGAATGCTTAATGAAGGGACAAAAACTTTAGGTGCAAACGGTTTTGCAGAAGAGCTTGAATCTCGTGCAATCCATATCTCTGCAAACTGCGGAAAAGAGACTTTTGTGATCGAGGTCAGCTCACTTAAAGAGGAGTATGTAAAATCTCTGAAATATTTAAAAGAGCTTTTAAAAGATCCAAACTATAGTGAAGATGCTTTACAAAAAGTACAAACGACTATGATTGGCGGGCTTTCTCGTAAAGCAAATGATTTTGATTATATTGCCGCAGTTGAGTTAAACAAACTTCTTTTTGAAGGGAGTGTTCTTGCACAACCAAGCAGCGGTGAGATTGATACAATAAAAAAGATTACTCTTAAAGACGTTAAGAAGTTTATCGAGCAACATATTTGTCTCTCTCGAGCAATCGTTCTTGTTGGCGGTGATGTTACACTTGAAGATGTGAAAAAACAGATGGGTAAAGTGTTACAAGCTCTGCCAAAAGGAAAAGCTGAAAAACTACCGCACTTTGATACAAGTGCAAAATCTAAAGAATTAGAACTTGATAAAGAAACACAACAGGCGTATATTTACTTCGGTTCACCGTATAATATGGCTGTAAGTGATGAAGATTACTATAAAGCTAGAGTAGCTACTTTTATCCTTGGAACAGGTGGATTTGGAAGCCGTTTAATGGAGGAAATTCGTGTAAAACGCGGTCTTGCGTACAGTGCATATGCAAGAGTTGAAGTTACAAAATCACGCTCGTATTTGACTGGCTATTTACAAACAAAACTAGAATCAAGTGATGAAGCTAAAAAAGTTGTTCAAGAGGTCTTTAAAGACTTTGTCACAAAGGGTGTAACTGAAGATGAACTTGAACAAACAAAAAAATTCCTCCTTGGAAGTGAGCCTTTAAGAGTAGAGACTATGAGTCAAAGACTTAACCGCACGTTCCAAGAATATTACAAAGGTTTTGCACTGAATCATTCACAAGAGGAATTAGAAAAAATTTCTGCTTTGAAACTCGATGATCTCAACGAATTTATTAAAAAACATACAGAGATACTACAACTGAGTTTTGCAATAGTAACGAAAAAATAA
- a CDS encoding dehypoxanthine futalosine cyclase: MQKRLTKEEALDLIRNADLKELGRLATQRKKELHPEGITSFVVDRNINYTNICWVDCKFCAFYRHEKDADAYVLTFDEIDAKIDELLEIGGTQILFQGGVHPKLKIEWYEDLVEHIHTKYPQITIHGFSSIEIDFIAKVSRISVEEVLTRLKAKGLASIPGAGAEILSDKVRDIIAPKKIDAEVWVDIHRKAHKLGIKSTATMMYGTVESDEDIIDHLEMVRNLQDETGGFRAFIMWSFQGKNTELLRLLPDMPKPSSNRYLRLLAVARLYLDNVPNIQSSWVTQGPYIGQMALHFGANDLGSTMMEENVVSSAGASFRMAKDEMLHLIRDVGETPAIRNTAYDILETF; the protein is encoded by the coding sequence ATGCAAAAGAGATTAACAAAAGAAGAGGCACTTGACCTAATTAGAAATGCCGATTTAAAAGAGTTAGGTCGTCTAGCAACACAAAGAAAAAAGGAGCTTCACCCTGAAGGTATTACTTCATTTGTAGTTGACAGAAATATCAACTATACGAACATCTGTTGGGTTGATTGTAAGTTTTGTGCCTTTTACCGCCACGAAAAAGATGCTGATGCATATGTACTAACATTTGATGAGATCGATGCAAAAATTGATGAACTTTTAGAGATCGGTGGAACTCAGATCCTTTTTCAAGGGGGAGTGCATCCAAAACTAAAAATAGAGTGGTATGAAGATCTTGTAGAGCATATCCACACAAAATATCCACAGATTACCATTCATGGTTTCTCTTCTATTGAAATTGACTTTATTGCCAAAGTTTCACGCATCTCTGTTGAAGAGGTTCTAACTCGCCTGAAAGCAAAAGGTCTGGCTTCTATTCCGGGAGCGGGAGCTGAGATTCTTTCAGACAAAGTAAGAGATATTATCGCACCGAAGAAAATTGATGCAGAAGTATGGGTCGATATTCATAGAAAAGCGCATAAATTAGGAATTAAGTCAACGGCAACAATGATGTACGGAACTGTTGAGAGCGATGAAGATATAATTGACCATCTTGAAATGGTAAGAAACTTGCAAGATGAAACAGGAGGATTCCGTGCGTTCATTATGTGGAGTTTCCAAGGAAAAAATACGGAACTGTTACGTCTCCTTCCGGATATGCCAAAACCATCATCAAATCGTTACTTGAGACTTTTAGCGGTGGCGCGTCTTTATCTTGACAATGTACCGAATATTCAAAGCTCATGGGTAACGCAAGGCCCGTATATTGGTCAAATGGCTCTTCACTTTGGAGCAAATGATTTAGGCTCTACGATGATGGAAGAAAATGTAGTAAGTTCCGCAGGAGCAAGTTTTAGAATGGCTAAAGATGAGATGCTTCATCTTATCCGTGACGTTGGTGAAACGCCTGCAATTAGAAATACGGCGTATGATATTTTAGAGACTTTTTAA
- a CDS encoding cytochrome c3 family protein, with protein sequence MRYLTLVVILTLNLFGLGECVSCHQEQAKFMTSKCTSCHTQTLEHQKNKLQKTSPVTLQNFKKFSNDDNPVWLSYQGLLQKHYGSKEHFHMQSDIHFQKGMSCQDCHTSNEMHNDDFWSSKRESEIKCQDCHGTTKKYPWELGIEGSKIARGVFQENNVTYLISSTGTSLVNVLKKEQTVTVILASGKELQLQPLKLLKKKKQLSKHALASMEYIKGHLKNVSCSSCHAVWIPQFFGSVTTTDLRVKKVANQVTKTSMLMRWEEPFLAKDQNDKLLPAAPNTPLKTIEIDKKGRIVEYWEKNKLIPTAPHTIQKASRSCESCHTSSKVLNGSLDLGSFQENNITHFNLSKVFTAAQQDKLDRRGVCLSCHETIPSGALAVSTVSHISQMMLLDIDEKEHQIILSRILNMSAWFQIILVLFVILILAYILYTIFIRKKSINPRNKGWK encoded by the coding sequence ATGAGATATTTGACACTAGTAGTAATTCTTACTCTAAACCTTTTTGGTTTAGGTGAATGTGTCTCATGTCATCAAGAACAAGCAAAGTTTATGACAAGTAAATGTACAAGTTGTCATACACAAACGCTTGAACACCAAAAAAACAAACTTCAAAAAACATCTCCGGTTACATTACAAAACTTTAAAAAATTTTCCAATGATGACAACCCCGTATGGTTGAGTTATCAAGGATTACTACAAAAACATTACGGCTCAAAAGAGCATTTTCATATGCAAAGTGATATTCACTTTCAAAAGGGTATGAGTTGTCAGGATTGCCATACTTCAAATGAAATGCATAATGATGATTTTTGGTCTTCAAAAAGAGAAAGTGAAATAAAGTGTCAAGATTGTCATGGAACGACAAAGAAGTATCCATGGGAACTTGGTATAGAAGGTAGCAAGATTGCAAGAGGTGTTTTTCAAGAAAATAACGTAACATATCTTATAAGCAGTACAGGTACGTCACTTGTTAATGTCTTAAAAAAAGAGCAGACAGTTACGGTCATTCTAGCTTCTGGTAAAGAGCTGCAACTACAACCATTAAAACTACTCAAAAAGAAAAAGCAGCTGTCTAAACATGCACTGGCATCAATGGAATATATCAAAGGGCACTTGAAAAACGTATCATGTTCAAGCTGTCATGCGGTATGGATACCTCAATTTTTCGGTTCTGTAACGACAACAGATTTACGCGTAAAAAAAGTAGCAAATCAAGTAACAAAAACTTCTATGCTTATGAGATGGGAAGAGCCATTTTTAGCAAAAGATCAAAACGATAAACTTCTGCCGGCAGCTCCCAATACACCTTTAAAAACTATAGAAATAGATAAAAAAGGAAGAATTGTTGAATATTGGGAAAAAAATAAACTTATACCGACTGCTCCGCATACTATCCAAAAAGCTTCACGAAGTTGTGAATCATGCCATACTTCATCTAAGGTCTTAAACGGTAGTCTTGACCTAGGAAGTTTTCAAGAAAATAACATTACACACTTTAATTTATCTAAAGTTTTTACTGCTGCACAACAAGATAAGCTTGATCGTAGAGGGGTTTGTTTATCATGTCATGAAACAATTCCAAGCGGGGCACTAGCAGTGTCGACAGTATCGCATATTTCACAAATGATGCTGCTGGATATTGATGAAAAAGAGCATCAAATAATACTAAGTAGAATTCTAAATATGAGTGCTTGGTTTCAGATTATTTTAGTATTATTCGTTATTTTAATATTAGCCTATATACTTTATACTATATTCATAAGAAAAAAATCTATTAATCCTAGAAATAAGGGTTGGAAATAA
- the nusB gene encoding transcription antitermination factor NusB, which translates to MATRHHARMAVVSLLYAYDLGNGNIAEHTDEILEEKKIRNKQKDFAISLYEGVMEKLPECDKAIETHLKEWDFERLGAIERATLRLAAYEILFGDLDSAVIINEAVEITKAFGTEQSPKFINGVLDAISKDKK; encoded by the coding sequence ATGGCTACTAGACATCACGCAAGAATGGCAGTTGTAAGCTTATTATACGCTTACGATTTAGGAAACGGAAATATCGCTGAACATACAGATGAAATTCTAGAAGAGAAAAAAATTCGTAATAAACAAAAGGATTTTGCAATTTCATTGTATGAAGGTGTAATGGAAAAATTACCTGAATGTGACAAAGCGATTGAAACACATTTAAAAGAGTGGGATTTTGAACGTCTTGGTGCAATTGAAAGAGCGACACTGAGATTAGCGGCTTATGAAATTCTTTTTGGTGATCTTGACAGTGCTGTTATTATTAACGAAGCGGTTGAAATTACAAAAGCATTTGGAACTGAACAGTCTCCAAAATTTATAAACGGTGTATTAGACGCAATCTCTAAAGACAAAAAGTAG
- the ribH gene encoding 6,7-dimethyl-8-ribityllumazine synthase, which produces MQVIEGKLRAVEGKKVAIVSTRWNHFVVDRLVEGAKDAFLRHGGDEANLTHILAPGAFELPMVVQKLLESGKYDGVCALGAVIRGSTPHFDYVSAEATKGIASMSLKYQKPVSFGLLTTDTIEQAIERAGTKAGNKGFEAMTVVLEMLDLYEVL; this is translated from the coding sequence ATGCAAGTTATTGAAGGTAAATTAAGAGCTGTTGAAGGTAAAAAAGTAGCAATTGTAAGTACTAGATGGAACCACTTTGTAGTTGATAGACTAGTTGAAGGTGCTAAAGATGCATTTTTAAGACACGGCGGTGATGAAGCAAACCTGACACATATTTTAGCACCGGGTGCATTTGAGCTTCCAATGGTTGTTCAAAAACTGTTAGAGAGCGGAAAATATGACGGTGTATGTGCATTAGGTGCAGTTATCCGCGGTTCAACTCCTCACTTCGATTATGTTTCTGCAGAAGCGACAAAAGGGATTGCAAGTATGAGCCTAAAATATCAAAAACCTGTTTCATTCGGTCTTTTAACAACAGATACTATCGAGCAAGCAATTGAAAGAGCAGGAACAAAAGCAGGGAACAAAGGTTTTGAAGCTATGACGGTAGTGCTTGAAATGCTTGACCTTTACGAGGTGCTTTAA
- the kdsA gene encoding 3-deoxy-8-phosphooctulonate synthase, giving the protein MKEDIMKLLAGPCVIESEENILRIAEGLKKYDEDESIDFYFKSSFDKANRTSLNSFRGLGIDEGLRILQKVKDEFGYKVVTDVHESTQVAQVAEVVDMLQIPAFLCRQTDLLVACAQTDKEVNIKKGQFLSADAMRYPLLKVLETRGCHEATYENSQKHGVYLCERGNSFGYGNLVVDMRNLVIMREYAPVIFDATHSVQMPTAQDGKTGGDSSMVPYLASAAAAVGVDGFFFETHFDPSVALSDGPNMIKLDQLNTLIEKIKKIQAI; this is encoded by the coding sequence ATTAAAGAAGATATTATGAAACTACTTGCAGGACCGTGTGTCATTGAGAGTGAAGAAAATATTTTAAGAATAGCCGAAGGGCTGAAAAAATATGATGAAGATGAGAGTATAGACTTTTACTTTAAATCAAGTTTTGACAAAGCAAATCGTACATCACTGAACTCTTTTAGAGGGCTTGGCATTGATGAAGGGCTTCGTATTTTACAAAAAGTAAAAGACGAATTCGGCTATAAAGTTGTAACTGACGTTCATGAGTCTACTCAAGTTGCTCAAGTTGCTGAGGTTGTAGATATGCTACAAATTCCTGCATTTTTATGCCGCCAGACAGACTTACTTGTGGCGTGTGCCCAGACAGATAAAGAAGTAAATATTAAAAAAGGGCAGTTTCTTTCAGCTGATGCAATGAGATATCCGCTTTTAAAAGTACTTGAGACTCGCGGATGTCATGAAGCAACGTATGAAAATTCACAAAAACACGGTGTTTACCTTTGTGAGAGAGGAAACTCTTTTGGTTACGGCAATCTTGTAGTAGATATGAGAAACTTGGTAATTATGAGAGAATATGCACCGGTTATTTTCGATGCGACACATTCTGTTCAAATGCCTACAGCCCAAGATGGTAAAACAGGCGGAGATAGTTCAATGGTGCCGTATTTAGCAAGTGCGGCAGCAGCTGTAGGAGTTGACGGATTCTTCTTTGAAACACACTTTGATCCGAGTGTAGCTTTGAGTGACGGGCCAAATATGATAAAATTAGATCAATTAAACACTTTAATTGAGAAGATTAAAAAAATTCAAGCGATATAA
- a CDS encoding DMT family transporter — translation MKKILEINKGVLYMLIASFTFAIMGAFAKLASDSMSSLEVVFFRNIAGVILVGIAIYKKPLQNKGGKPFLLFFRGFMGFVALLAFFYNIAHIPLGDAMTYSKTSPIFTAIFAWMFLQEKLSVKAWGAIGLGFIGIVFITQPTGVGFSKYDLLGIFSGVGAALAYTSIRELKNYYDTRSIVLSFMGVGTLGPIVLFLISPFLNMPELDFMLGEFVMPHGIVWFYVLAMGVLATISQLLMTKAYGYTKAGIVGTVSYSNIVFSIMVGMLLGDAFPSMSTMIGIALIIIAGIMVARSK, via the coding sequence ATGAAAAAAATTTTAGAAATTAATAAGGGTGTGCTTTATATGCTCATCGCATCCTTTACTTTTGCGATTATGGGAGCATTTGCCAAACTCGCTTCAGACTCAATGAGTTCACTCGAAGTAGTTTTTTTTAGAAATATTGCCGGTGTGATATTAGTCGGTATTGCGATCTATAAAAAACCTTTACAAAATAAAGGTGGTAAACCTTTTCTCCTTTTTTTTCGCGGTTTTATGGGCTTTGTAGCTTTACTTGCATTTTTTTACAATATTGCACATATCCCTCTAGGCGATGCAATGACCTATTCAAAAACCTCACCAATATTTACGGCTATTTTTGCCTGGATGTTCTTACAAGAGAAGTTAAGTGTTAAAGCCTGGGGTGCTATTGGGCTTGGCTTTATAGGAATAGTGTTTATCACTCAGCCTACAGGTGTAGGTTTTAGCAAATATGATCTGCTAGGAATCTTTTCAGGAGTAGGTGCGGCACTTGCATATACTTCGATCAGAGAGTTGAAAAACTATTACGATACACGTAGTATTGTACTTTCATTTATGGGAGTAGGGACATTGGGACCTATAGTTTTATTTTTAATTTCACCCTTTTTAAACATGCCTGAACTAGATTTTATGTTGGGTGAATTTGTTATGCCTCACGGTATTGTTTGGTTTTATGTATTGGCAATGGGAGTATTGGCAACTATTTCACAACTTTTAATGACAAAGGCATATGGCTATACAAAAGCGGGAATAGTAGGAACTGTTAGTTACAGCAACATTGTCTTTTCTATCATGGTAGGTATGTTGTTGGGAGATGCTTTTCCAAGCATGAGCACTATGATAGGAATCGCTTTGATTATTATCGCTGGAATAATGGTGGCAAGATCAAAATGA
- a CDS encoding DnaJ domain-containing protein, with translation MAYLVMFLLTGVIFYYVFKSYSTYEAYTKESMKDYMASPDAIKNSDLGLFVALVAKVAKADGKVDTLEAELVGLMFDDVSAVFPEPEKTREILKEIFNTEKDRKDNIKEIAARLGEATRKNTTQQEKFVAFLIQLAFADGNVSSEEEELLKTIAEALRFNPGIYHQIFDHFEEMIKNIKPQHSTKNAYDILGVNESDDMDTIKKAYRKLIKQYHPDIIASQTHSEEHMEKATAKTQEINQAYELIKKTRGV, from the coding sequence ATGGCATATTTAGTAATGTTCTTACTTACCGGTGTTATTTTTTACTATGTGTTTAAAAGTTATTCAACCTATGAAGCCTATACAAAAGAGAGTATGAAAGATTATATGGCTTCACCCGATGCAATAAAAAACAGTGACCTTGGTCTTTTCGTTGCCCTTGTAGCAAAAGTAGCTAAAGCAGACGGGAAAGTAGATACTTTAGAAGCAGAATTAGTGGGACTTATGTTTGATGATGTATCTGCAGTTTTCCCAGAACCTGAAAAAACTCGTGAGATCTTAAAAGAGATTTTCAATACTGAAAAAGATCGTAAAGACAATATTAAAGAGATAGCTGCACGATTAGGTGAAGCTACGCGAAAAAACACAACTCAACAAGAAAAATTTGTAGCTTTTTTAATACAACTGGCATTTGCCGATGGAAATGTTTCAAGTGAAGAAGAAGAGCTATTAAAAACTATTGCTGAAGCATTGAGATTTAACCCTGGAATTTATCACCAAATCTTTGATCACTTTGAAGAGATGATCAAAAACATTAAACCGCAACACTCTACAAAAAATGCCTATGATATTTTAGGTGTAAATGAAAGCGATGATATGGATACGATTAAAAAAGCATATAGAAAACTGATCAAACAATACCATCCGGATATTATTGCATCACAAACGCATTCTGAAGAGCATATGGAAAAAGCAACAGCCAAAACTCAGGAGATCAATCAAGCCTACGAGTTGATCAAAAAAACAAGGGGAGTATAA
- a CDS encoding phosphoribosyltransferase family protein gives MKHYYTYQEFREDTKRLLKLLKTERYDGIVAISRGGLTLSHCIAEGLDLRDVQSIRTELYDDMTKRDVIKLFGECKFEHHKKVLVVDDIADSGETLQFVMNHLTRNYEGVTFESATLFYKKTSVYEPNFWIKEASMWIDFFWERDYKEE, from the coding sequence TTGAAACATTATTACACATACCAAGAGTTTAGAGAAGATACGAAGAGATTATTAAAATTGTTAAAAACTGAACGATATGATGGGATAGTGGCAATTTCAAGAGGAGGATTGACACTTTCGCATTGTATTGCTGAAGGTTTAGATTTAAGAGACGTTCAGTCTATTAGAACAGAACTGTATGATGATATGACAAAGCGTGACGTGATCAAACTTTTCGGTGAATGTAAGTTTGAGCATCATAAAAAAGTTTTAGTTGTCGATGATATTGCAGACAGTGGTGAAACTTTACAGTTTGTTATGAATCATTTAACACGAAACTATGAAGGTGTTACATTTGAAAGTGCAACGCTTTTTTATAAAAAAACATCAGTGTATGAGCCGAATTTTTGGATCAAAGAAGCTAGTATGTGGATAGACTTTTTCTGGGAGAGAGACTATAAAGAGGAGTAA